From Oryza brachyantha chromosome 9, ObraRS2, whole genome shotgun sequence, a single genomic window includes:
- the LOC102705561 gene encoding LOW QUALITY PROTEIN: dehydration-responsive element-binding protein 1B (The sequence of the model RefSeq protein was modified relative to this genomic sequence to represent the inferred CDS: inserted 2 bases in 1 codon), translating into MDMEEAHLEYRTVWSEPPKKPAGRTKFRETRHPVYRGVRRRGSRXGRWVCEVRVPGRRGTRLWLGTFATAEMAARAHDAAVLALCGKGACLNFADSAWRMPPVPPEAAALAGARGVKDAVAEAVEAFQRQQCPSLSVASTAPSSPAETVADDNDDDDDKHILPVPATSLVPDAAFELLDDGFRFGGMDAGSYYASLAHGLLVEPPAAGAWWEDGELAGSDMPLWSY; encoded by the exons ATGGACATGGAGGAGGCGCATCTGGAGTACAGGACGGTGTGGTCGGAGCCACCCAAGAAGCCGGCGGGGAGGACCAAGTTCAGGGAGACGAGGCACCCGGTGTACCGCGGCGTCAGGCGGCGGGGGTCGCG CGGGAGGTGGGTCTGCGAGGTGCGCGTCCCGGGCCGCCGGGGGACCAGGCTCTGGCTCGGCAccttcgccaccgccgagatGGCCGCGCGGGCGCACGACGCCGCCGTGCTGGCGCTGTGCGGGAAGGGGGCGTGCCTCAACTTCGCCGACTCCGCCTGGCGGATGCCGCCCGtgccgccggaggcggcggcgctcgccggcgccaggGGGGTCaaggacgccgtcgccgaggccgTCGAGGCGTTCCAGCGGCAGCAGTGCCCGTCCCTGTCCGTCGCCTCCACGGCGCCCTCGTCTCCCGCCGAGACGGTCGccgacgacaacgacgacgacgatgacaaaCACATCTTGCCGGTGCCGGCGACGTCCCTCGTTCCCGACGCCGCGTTCGAGCTGCTCGACGACGGGTTCAGGTTCGGCGGGATGGACGCCGGGTCGTACTACGCGAGCTTGGCGCATGGGCTGCTCGTggagccgccggccgccggagcGTGGTGGGAGgacggcgagctcgccggctCCGACATGCCGCTCTGGAGCTACTGA